gaggggcGGGACCGGCGTCGCCCCGGCGACGGCGCGGCTGCACGCGGAttgggcggggggcgggggccgAGCGCGGGGAGGCGGGGCCGCCCAGGGAGCGGGCTCTGATTGGGCGGCGGGGGAAGGGGCAGATCTCAAGGAGGGCACGGGCGCTAATTGGCTGGCTGGGGAGGCGGGACTTAACGAAGACAAGTTAACGCTGATTGGGCGGAGCGGCCGGCCCCCGAGGGAGCAGACCCTGATTGGGCGGCGGGTGGGAGGAGGGTCTTAAGGAGAAAGCAGGCGCTGATTGGCTGCCGCGCGAGCGGTGGCCCATCCGACTTCAACGTGCTGGGGATGGGCGGGAGCAGTGAGAAGGCTCCTAGCCCCCGTTGGCCCGAAGCTAACCCCCTCCCGCCCTCCCATTGGCCATGACAGGCAACCTAATTTCCCATTGGCTGAGGCACAGCTGAGGCAGACCCGAGGCGATTAGCCACGCCCTCTCCTGTGACTCCACCCCCAGCAGCTGTCACTCTCCAGCAGGCCAcgccccttccccatcccctctgTCTCCGGGGTCCAAGCCCCCCTCCCCCGGGGACCCAGGCATTCGGGgcgcccccctccccaccagcacAGACCCACGGCTCCGTTTTCAGCTCGTTTATTAAAACCCATTACATGGTCCCGGTAACGAGGGtggccccccccctcccctgcaaGGGGACCCACAGGGGACCCAGGCCCCCGAGCCGCTGCCCCTGAGCTCGGGCGGGGAGGGAAGGACCCCGGCACCAGGATCACCCCGAGGGCATGCATCTGGGCACGTGCTGAATCCATCTCCGGAGGGCTCGGGGACCTCCCAGTGCCGAATTCACCCTGAGCGGCCCCTCGGTGGAGGGGTCCCCTGGCAGGGACCAGGCGTCCGGGCTCAGTGGGCCTTGTGGCGGGGCCGGTCGAGGGCACGCTGGGCGTCGGCCAGGTGGCGGCAAGCATCGGCCAGGAGGGCACCGGgcaccagcacccacagcccgTTCAGCCCCACGAAGTAGCCCCAGAAGTAGAGGGGCCGGGGGTCGCTGTGGCTCCAGCCCGCCCGCGCCTCCGTGGCGAAGTACAGCACATCCCCGTACAGCTGCCCTGTGTGCGGGGAGGGGGACGGTCGTCGGGGAGGGCCAGTCGGCTCCAGGGGCGTGGGCGGCCCCCCCACTCACCCCCTCCCCCCAGGGCGTGCAGGGGTCGCAGGCGTACCGAGGGAGACGAGGAGCTGCAGGACATAGCGCGTTGGGTGGTGCCGCAGGAAGGCGAGGAAGGTGAGGAAGCTGAGGGGGCCCCAAGCCCAGGCCGTCACCGTCTCCATGGCAACCGTGAAGTCATCGCTTCTGCAAGGGGGACACACACAGTGGGATCaacccggacgcctgggtcccccagacatccccctccccgcctgcctCCCCCAACTCACGTCATGTAGCGGCTGTCAGCTTTGGCGTACTCCTTCCCTGCGGGCAGCGCAGGGTTGGCGGGGGGGACCCAGGCgccaggggcaggcaggggcccccacacaccccctaggggacccaggcatccagggAACTCCCCGCCCCACCCCAAGGCCCTCCGGCACCCGggtgtccccctccccaggtgCCCAGGGAACCCCCTTGTCCCTTCAGGGCCCACTGACGCCCCAGGGGACACCTCCCCAAAGGGACCCAGGGGACCAGGACCCTCCCCAGGGAACCCATACCCCCCTTAGGAGACCCagcgccccccccaccccgcccaCCATTACCCAGGcacccccgcaccccccccgccccagcccggcGCTCACAGACGTCAGCCAGCAGCCCGGTGGAGGCGGGCAGCTCCCGGTGCCGCAGGCTGAAGTAGCCCTCCAGTATCCCGTGCACCCCCGCGCACATCAGGAACCAGCCCAGCGCcaggcggcgggcggggctcCGCGCTGCCCCAcccctcgccccgcccccggccccgcccagGGCCCAGCCCAGCGCCAGcagccccgccccggccgccgccacCGCGCCTGCGCACTGCCAGCCGGGACGCGCGCTGCCCACGTAGCCCGGCAACCGCAGCGAGCGCGGCCAATAGGGGTGCGCCGTCGTCGCCATGGCAACGCCGCTACGGTCGCCGCTGCGCTGTGAGGGGAAAAGGCGGAAGTACGGTGAGGGAGGGGTACGGGCTTCCCCCGCGCCCCCGGACCGGGCGGGCCCCCCCGGACTGCCCGCTCCTCCGCACCGGGccgaccccccccccgccctcgcCCGGCACTGGCAGGGCCCCCAGGTTtccccggtgccccccgccACCGGCCAGGTCCCTCTCGGTGCGCTGCCGCCCTCACCTcagccgcgccgcgccgctctCCCGCGCGCCGCcagcccgccgccgctccctccgccgcgcccccgccccctGCGGCCAATGGGAGcgcgctgccgcccgcccggccAATGGCGgcgcgccccgcccgccgcctccgcccgcTGATTGGCCAATCCCACCGCTGGGGAGATGTGGGGCCAGGGGGCGGTGCTGGAGGGGCGGAGCCTCGGCTTCGGGGGCGGGGCCTCACACCGGCGCGGGGCTCCACTTGGGGGTGGAGCTCCACTTGGGGGTGGAGCTTCACTGGGGCGTGACCCTGTTCGGGCAGTGGGCCGCGCCCCAGAGGCGTGGCGTGGCCCCACCCGGGGGCGTGCCTTCACCGTGGTGGGCGTGGCTTACGGCCGCAGAGAGAGGCTCCCCATCTCCTGTATAGGGGCCATGGGGACACCCCGGCTCTATGAGGGCCGTGCAGCCCCCCCCGCCGTACACAGGCCCTGTGCTCCCTCCCAGGGCCGCGTAGGGGCCCTACAGAGCCCCCCCGGGTTGCACCAGCTGCACAcagacccccacccaccccggGCTGTATAGGCGCTATAAGGACCCccataaaatatatacatgGAGGTCACACGGCCTCCCCTGGGCTGCACAGACCTGCCCTGCAGGGATATATAGGGGCCACATAGACCTCTCCCAGGACCATATAGACACCCGCCCCCCCATATTGTATAGACTCCCCCTACGGACATACTGGCTTCTCCGGGGCTGTATAGACCCCCCCCAACCCATACAGGTACCATATAGACTTCCCAAAAGCATGTAAGTACTAGTCAAATTCCTCCCAAAAACATATAGGTACTACACAGAGCCCCCCAAGATGCATTGCTCCCCCCACCAATGTGTAAGGgccactccccccccccccccccccgcggccaTACAGACAGCCCCCGGGATGTATGGAATACATAGGGGCCCACCGCCTAGGGCCATACAGCAGCTATACGGGCGGCGAGGAACCCCAAACCAGCGGCGTTTCCCCCCAAGAAGGAGCCACACGAGGCAGTGTCAGCAGGTCCTTGTATTGAACCCGGCTGTGccgccccccccacccgcccccGCCGGACCCCCGCTCCTGAGGGGGGCATGCGACAGGGGCCCCCGAAACTGGCCGCTCGCCAGGAGAGGCCGGGGGGCGCCTGGGTTTGGGGCTCCCCCAAATTTAGGGGCACCCCACCCAAATCTGGGGACCCCTCCCCACACACAGGGGGGCATGGAGTGATTCAAGGGGTGTGACccctggggtttgggggtcaCACTAGggtgccggggggctgcgggtcAGTGGTGGGAGGGGGGGCGGCCACAGGGGGGTCCCCCGaggccctggggaggggggggagagaggtatcaaaaaaggcaaataaagcgaaaataaaacacaaagagaaaaaaacacaaaaaatggaaaagcaacagaaagagagaagaaaaacagtaattagCCCCCCCCAAACACGGCCCCCGCCCCCTCTGCCCAGACGCCTGTGTTcccccccggccctcccccCAGCGCCCTGCGGGTGGGGCCCAGCCCCCACCCGGgacccccctctccccccccccgaattaagaaaagaaaagagaaaagacagactgggggcaggaggggcccCCCCAGAAAGGGCCAGGGACGAAGCCCCAGAATGGGGGTTTGGAGCGAAATTGGGGAGGGGACGCCCCCGGGGAGACCCCAAAtgtggggctgctggagggggctgctgggggaccCCGAACTGGGGCACTTGGGGGGTTCTGGGGGTCCCCTGTGGGGTGGGACTGAAGGGGGAGGATTGGGGTGGCCCGAAGGGGGCACATTTGGGGTCTGTGGGGCATGAGGGGTCCCCAAGTGGGAGTCCCCAGTCTGGGGACATTTGGGGGTCCCTGAAGGATGGGGGGGGGCCAAACCAGAGCCATCAGTGCCCCCAGATCGGGGCCCTCCTTGTCCTCAAGCTGATGACATTTGGGGGTCCCCAATGGACAGGGCAGTCCCCAAAAAAGGGGACATTCGGGCTCCACGACAGGGAACACGTGGTGGTCCCCCATGGACGGGGGGGTCCCCAAACCAGGGATTTCAGCCTCCCTGGGGAGGGTTCACGTCGCGTCCCCAAACCGGGGCTCACCCCCCATGCCCCCCCTAAAAGAGGGGCGCGCGGTACCCCCGGGGCGCCCCATACCTGGGCGCCAGGGCCCCGGCGTAGCTGAGCGAGTGGGGCAGGCCGGGGGGGtcgcggcggcggggggcccaggcggggccgggaggcggcaggcgggggccggggggggccgtCGGGGGGGCCCCCGTGTGCCGCAGGTACCAGTCCCGCAGCCCCTCCAGCGCCAGCCACTTCTGGCTGCGCCGCTGCTCGGCTGAGGGgggggccccccggccccgggtgGCCTCGGGGGCACTTTCAGGGGGGCCCCCCCAGTCGATCAAGGCCTCCGAGCTGTTGCTGCGTCGGGtgcggggggccggcgggggggggccgggcgcCGGGGGCCCCCCCAGCTGCGAGTCCTGGCTGCCCGACCAGGGCcgggggggcagccccggcacctcggggctggggcggggatggggacagggggtgagatggaggggctggggtcccccaaAGCCCCCTGCACACGCCCCCGACCGCCCTCCGCACCCCTACCCCACTCCCCATAGCCTGCGATTGTCCCGTGCACCCCCCAAATTACCCACAGGACCTATATtgccctccagccccccccttctcaccccacccctccGCCCCCCAAAACGCTCACCGGCAGAGGGGGTGCCCATGGGCGCAGGGGCTGCGGGCCAGGACAGGGGTGGCCGGGACGCTGCGGCCCTCAAAGCTGGAGGCGCTGCGGGGCAGGGTCCGTGCCGGGCTGGGGGCCGCGGCGCTCCATCAGGGAGGGGTGAGGGCCGCCCCAGGGCGTTCGCGGGGGGGTACACGGGGGTGGGAAAGGCCtcggggggccggggagggggggacacgCACCTGGCGGGGCTGGCAAGGGAGCTGCGGCGGCTGGGTCCGCCCGCGGGGACGTCGGGGGCCCAGGGCGGCCGGCGGTCAGGGCTGCCCGATCCGGCCCGGGGGGGCGAAGGGCGGCCGGCTCCGCTTGGGGGGGGCTTcggggggggcagccccggcaggGCCCCTGCAGGCAGACACAGCGTGGGACCCAGGTGACCCCCCTGGGGGGACCCAAGCGTCCGGGGGGCCCCGCTGGGGGATGCAGGCGTCCGGCACTCACCGTTCTCCAGCGCGGGCAGATCACAGAGGGACCCGTTCTCATCTGGGGGAtccaaaggaagaagagagagatcAGTGCCGCCAGgacccccccaaacctgccCCCTCGCAGTTCGGGGACCCACCACTGCGCTTCAgcgcccctgcagcccccctgccccaggccaGGCCCCCCCCAGAAGCCTCACACCCTCCTCCCGCTTCTCTGGGGACcgcccagctcctcctcctggTGGTCTGGGGACCCCCCTACCACCACCGGTGCTCTGGGGaccccccagctcctctccccggTGCTCTGGGGACCCCCCTTCCCGCTCCTGCTGCTCTAGGGacccccgccaccccccccgGTGCTCTGGGGACCCCCGCCATCCCCCCCCGGTGCTCACCGTGTGCGGCGGCGCCGAGCTGGGCTCGGAGCTGCCGGAGCCGCTGGGCTGCCTCGGCCTGCAGGCGCTGGCGGCGGCGACGCTGCTcggggggcagccccggggcggccgccAGACGCCGGGCGGCCTCTACCACCTGCAGCTGTACCGCCACCTCCCGCCGAGCCGCCCGCGCCGCCTGCGGGAGCCGGGACCGGGACGAAGCCGTAGCGGGACACGCAGGGTACCGGGGCCACAGGGGTTATGGGGGGCCGCTGCGGGGGTACGGGGCCCGCGACAGTACAGCCAGGGGTACGGGAGTTGCCGTGGGACACATGGGGTGTGGGGGCCGCCATGGGACACGCAGGGGTACAGGGAGCCGCCACGGGGGTATGGGGGCCGCGAGGGGACACCCAGGGGTACAGGGCCGCCGTGGGACAGACGGGGTACGGAGCCCGCCGCGGGACAGACGGGGGGCCGCCACAGGGGTACGTAGGCCAAGGGAGGACATACCGGGGTACGGGGGCCGCCGTGTGAcatgccggggcaggggggggacGCCGCGGGGGTCAGGAGGCCGTGATGAGACGCACCCAGGTGGGATGCGGGACGGTGACAGGGACACCGGTGTCGGGGGGGGAAGGACGTTTTTggcctccctccacccccccagACCCTAATTCCTCTCCCCCGGCCTCCCATTCCCTCCTGCCTACCTCAGGGAGGggcccccggggggggcccccagcccggcggcgcgggggtGGCTGGGGCCTCTCGCCGGGCTCCAGGGGGTACTCGGGGGGCAGCTTCCCTGTCAGCTCCTGCGCacagcggggggggggcgaTGGGGGGCcagggggctgggggtctccaggaggggaggggggggctttggggggCCAGGGAGCttggggagggatggaggggggagCTATGGGTGGCAGAGGGGGGCTATGGCAGTTTTGGGGAGGTCTAtagggggctggggggggcaggggggtgggcAGAGGTGTCTATGGGTGTCccgagggggctgggggggatcCTGAGGGGCTTTGGGGGACTCTGGGAGGCCcgggggaggctggggcagggggctgggggggggtcccagggagctgggggggggtcctggggttGGGGGGGAACCCTGGGGGTCAGAGGTCAGGGGTGACTCAGGGTGTCCTGTCGGTGGGGGGccccgggggagggggggcgggggggagtgGAACAGGGATGGGGGTCAGAGGTCAGGGGTGACTCACGGCCTCCTGCAGGCAGAGGCGCCGCAGCTCCCGCAGGCGCAGCCCCAGGGCCTGGcgcagcccccgctgccgctCCCGCAGCTCCTGCAGCCGCCCCGCGGGCGCCCCTGCGCCAGGCAGAGGTCAGGGGGCGGAGGTCGGGGGGCGGAGGtcgggggcagcagggagcagaggtAAGAGACACCGGGGGTCACCAGGGGACAAAGGTCAGGGTCAGCAGGGGGCAGAGGTCAGGCACCGCAAGTCACCAGGGAGCAGGGGTCGGGGGTACCAAGGAGCAGAGGTCAGGGGGCACCGTGGGGTCAGGGGGCACCAAAGGAGAGGGGGCACCGTGGGGTCAGGCGCACAGCAGGGTGGAGAGAGACACCACGGGGTCAGGGGGCACGAGGGGAGGTGGTGGGGGGTCAGGGGTCGGAGGTCAGGGGTCATCGTACCTGCAGGGCTGTAGGTGCCCGGGGGGATGATGTGGCCCCTCACCTCCATCTCGGGGCGGGCGCAGGGCCGGCACCCATCGGCCCCGGGCGCTGCGGGGAGCCGTGAACGCAGGCGTCCGGGGCGGGCAGAGGGTACCCAGGCTctggtgccccccacccccgagATGGGGGGGCCCGGCTGTCCGGACGGGGGTCTGGGGTCAGGGCCTGGTGTCCCCCCCTCACCTCCTGCCCGGGCACACTTCCCGGCTCTTCCTCCCGCTTCCGCCTGCCCGGCCCCTCCCCCGGGCGTCCCCTCCCCCCTCCAAAGGCACCCAGCCTTCGGGGGgtccccacccccccccgggacccaGCTGGTGGGGGTCGCCCCTCCCCCTGCCAAAGGCACCCAGGCGTCTGGGCCCAGCTCAGCCCTCCAGGCCCcactgcgggggggggggcaaggcTGGAaccccgggccccccccgggggggctccAGCCGCCCCCCACCCCGTTTCCCATGGGGCTCCAGCCCCCCCCGCCTTACCTTAACCCGGCGGGTGCtgctccgggggggggggggcgcggccgggggggctcccGCCACCCACACGGCTGGGTGGGACCCGGGTGTCCGGGGGGGGTCAGCCCCACACCCGCcccaggggacccaggcgtccgcgcagcccctccgcccgccggcgGCTCCGGGGGGACCCGGGCATGCGGGCACGGGGGGGTCCTGCTCCCCCCAGAGGGCCCCCGCTGTGCGGGCAGGGGCGCGCGGGCCTTCCCGGGGACCCAGGCGGGTGTCGGGGTCCCCCCCGCGTGCCCCCCGCCCTCTGATGTCACTTCCTGCCAGCTGCCCCGCCCCCCAGCGCACGGCGCTTCCGGCCtcagccccgcggcccccgctcGGGgcgccgggacccccccccccgccccgtagGGACCCCGCCGgcaccccccggcaccccccgggCTCCGtagcggcccccggccccgccgccccacAGCGGCCCCCAGCCCTCGCGAGGCCCCCGCCCCACAGCAatccacagccccccccccccgaccccatAGGCCCCTCCCAGCCCCGTAGGgcccccctgcccgccccatAGTTCCCCCCGGCCCCATAGGGAGCCCCTGAGTGGCGCCGTGGGGCACGGGGGGCGGCGATGTCCCGTGGGGCGGCCGAGGgggcccccgcgccccccggcccccccccagCGCCGCCCCCCGGGCGCCCCACGGTCTACGTCCTGCTGGAGGGGCCTAGCGCCCCTGACACCCTCCGGCTGCTCAGGTGAGGGGGGGCCCCATAGCCCCGGGGAGTGCCctggccgggggggggggggggcagaggggggttGAGGGGGCATCTGGGGGGGTccaggagggatgggggggggtgtgcaggAGGGATGGGAGGGAATTTGGGGGTTCCTGATGGGGTTGGGGGGATCCGGGAGGGACCGGGGGACTGCGGGAGATGTGGGAGGGGTCCCAGGGGAGCTGTGGGCTGTGGAGGGGGATCTGGGGGGCTAGtggggggatgtggggaggctgtggggaggatctggggggctggggggggttgAGGGGGCATCTGGGGGGTACAGGAGGGATGTGGGGGGTGTGTGCAGGAGGGATTGGAGAGAATTTGGGGGTTCCTGATGGGGTTGTGGGGTTGGGGGGATCCGGGAGGGACCGGGGGACTGCGGGAGATGTGGGAGGGGTCCCAGGGggagctgtgggctgtgggGGGGGATCTGGGGGGCTAGtggggggatgtggggaggctgggggggggacctgggggggctggagggggttGAGGGGGCATCTGGGGGGTCCAGGAGGGTTGTGGGGGGTGTGTGCAGGAGGGATTGGAGAGAATTTGGGGGTTCCTGATGGGGTTGGGGGGTTGGGGGGATCCGGGAGGGACCGGGGGACTGCGGGAGATGTGGGAGGGGTCCCAGGGGGAGCTGTGGGCCGTGGGGGGGatctggtggggctgggggggggccgGTGGGAGCTGAGCcccctcccctggggcagcctgAGCTCCGTGCTGCCTGAGTCGGGGATCGTGGCCGACATCGAGTGGGAGCCATCTGGCGGGGGGACCCCCGGGGACACCCCCAGTGACCCCCCCCGGGGGGACCCCCCCGGAgacccccccgggacccccgcaGACGCCCCCGGCACCTTCTACTGCCTGAAGAGTCAGCCCCTGCCCGACAGGTACCTGTGACCCCCCCAGCAACCCCCGGCCCCTCGGCCCCCCACTGCCGTTAACCCCCTCCTCTGCAGTGCGGGGCCGGCCCCCCCGGCGGCCATGGcagcccccccccgctgcccccccctcCTCCCGGGTGCTGCTGCGGCAGCAGCTGATGCGGGCGCAGGcgcaggagcaggagcagagggagaggaggggcccccctggccccccccccggcccccggcccctcaCCCGCCATCGCCGTtggtgcccccccaccccgggcgCCCCCCCACGTGCCCCCCGAGGTGCTCAAGGTGAGGCCCCCCTgaaaagggggagggagaatGGGGGTGCGATGGGatgctggaggaccttggggGTGCTGGTGTGTACTGGGAAATGGGGGACCCCAATGGGGGGGGaatggggggctgggggtgcagggaggtTATGGGGATCCTCAGGGCAGGGGGAtatggggggctgtggggcagaggggggatATGGGGGACCCCAGGGCAGAGGGATATAGGGtgggccagggcagggggggaTCTGGTGGGAGGCTCTGGGGCTCAGGGtgggggggactgggaggggCTGGGAGAGTGTGGGGGTCTCCAGGGCAAGGAGATatggggggctctggggcagAGAGGATATGGGGGCGGCATGCTGGGAatgggggggctctggggctcAGGGAAGGGGGGGGCTTGGGCCCCCTTGGCCctgacacccccccacacccctccagGTGCAGACCCACCTGGAGAACCCCACGCGCTACCACCTGCGGGCAGCCCAGCGGCAGCAGGTCCGGCAGTACCTCACCTCCGCCCTGGGCcggggcccccccagccccccggggccccccccggcccccccccaccccccacagcccccttgCACTGCTCCACATTGGGCCTGGCTCTGAAAAGGAGGTGAGGGACGAGGGAGTGCCAGCAGTGGGAGGGGGCGGCGGCATGAGGAGGGGCTGTGATGTCCCGTGGAGGGGCTGCGACCTCACGTGGGGGGCCATGATGCAACATGACAGCAACGTGATGTCACCCCTGCAGAATGGGGTGCGGTAGTGGGAGGGGGGGTGTGGGTGAGGCGGCATGGGGGAGGCGTGGCAATCCTGCGATGCCATACGGAGCCTCCTGGCaccgggcggggggcggtgaTGCGATGCCTGGGGGTGGTGACGCCATACGGGGGGCAATACTGCGACTTCTGGGAGCGGCGATGCAATGCGTGGGGCTGATGATGCGATGCCTGGGGGCGGTGATGCCATACGGGGGGCACGATCGTTGCCCCCGTGGGTCTGAGGTGGTCCTGGGCAGCTGGGATGGCGCATTTGTGgttttctccccccaccctgcagaTCGATGATGTCATCGATGAGATCATCAGCCTGGAATCCAGCTATGACGAGCTGCTCAGCTTCGGTCCGGCCGAGGGCGGTCTCCAGCTCCCGAACACGGTGCGCTGCCCCTTTAAGGGTCTTGGGGGCAGGGACTACCACAAGCAACGCCCCTTTTTCTCAGGAGGGGGCGTGGCATGTGCAAGCCCTGCCTGACACGCCTCATTGGCTGTAACGCACTGTGGAGTGGCCTAGGCAGAGCCTGGCTGGGGGGTGTGGCTTGTCATAGCCCCACCCACTGGAGCCATAGGGGGTGTGGCCTCCACCCATATCAAGCAGTGGATGGGACTTGTTGCCGTATAAGGGTGGAGGTGGTGCTGGGTGGGTGGGGCCTGAGGGATGGGCGTGGCCTGCACCTCCCAGTCTGGTCGAGAGAGGGTGGGACCTGCTCAAAGGGGTGTGGCCAAAATGGGCAGGgcttggggtgggtgggtgtggtTAAGTGCAGGAGGTGTGGCTTCATGTATGTGGGCGTGGCATCAGCACCTGTGGGCGGGGCCTGCTCACCTCCCAGCCTGGCCAAGGGGGGAGCTGGAcccagctggggggggggcacggtTTAGGCTGGGGGCTGGGTGGGTGAGGTCTGTGGGGGCACGAGCATGCTGACTGCACCCCCCaccggcagctgcctgcccctgggCCCCTCCTGGAGGTGTTCAGCCCCCCCCAGgggggcagcagctcctgccccgcCGAGCTGCCCCGTGTCAAGGCTGAGCTCTCAGGTAGGGGGGTCCttggggggctgggagggccTGGGGGTGtccctgtggggctgggaaggggcccAAGGGGTCCtatggggtgtgtgtgtgcgtgcatggGGGGGTCCTTATATGGCTGGAAGGGATCTGGGAGGATCACTATGGTGCGGGGGGTCCCAGGTGTTGCTATGGGGTATGGGAGGGTCCTGAAGATCGCTATAAGGCTGGGGGGAGGGCTATGGGGCAGAAAAGGCTTGGGGGGGGGATCCTTGGGGAGTCCATATGGGGCAGGGAGGCTGAAGGGGGTTCCTGTGGGGTGGGAGCAGTTGGGGTCCTGCCTTGGTGGGGTTGGTGACTGTTCCCCCGTCCCCAGAAACAGAGGCAAAGGCACTGCTGAAGGAGCGGCAAAAGAAGGACAACCACAACCTGAGTGAGTTGGGGGGCAAaaggtggggctggagggacctgGGGTCCTATTGGGCCCACTGTGGGGTTGACatgttcctcctccacccccagTTGAGCGGCGCCGACGGTTCAACATTAACGACCGCATCAAGGAGCTAGGGACCCTCATCCCCAAATCCAATGACCCGTGAGTGGGGGATCCCGCTCCCCAAGGGACCCCGACATCCGGGTGGGCGCTGGGGACCCCACGGCGGATCCTGGGAGGGACCCTGGTGACTGGGGGTCCCCGTGGCGGGAACCAGCGGGACTCAGGTGTCCCAATGCCGGCAGGGAGATGCGCTGGAACAAGGGCACCATCCTGAAAGCCTCAGTGGATTACATCCGCAAGCTGCAGAAGGAGACACAGCGCTCCCGAGAGCTCGAGCTGCACCAGCAGCGCCTGGAGCAGGCGAACCGCAGCCTCCAGCTCCGCGTCCAGGTccggggggggctggggtggggggcccTACGGGCCTGGGGAGGTGGTTCATGGAGCTGGGGAGGGCGGAAttgggggtctgtggggctggagaggagctgg
This is a stretch of genomic DNA from Gavia stellata isolate bGavSte3 unplaced genomic scaffold, bGavSte3.hap2 HAP2_SCAFFOLD_117, whole genome shotgun sequence. It encodes these proteins:
- the EBP gene encoding 3-beta-hydroxysteroid-Delta(8),Delta(7)-isomerase yields the protein MATTAHPYWPRSLRLPGYVGSARPGWQCAGAVAAAGAGLLALGWALGGAGGGARGGAARSPARRLALGWFLMCAGVHGILEGYFSLRHRELPASTGLLADVWKEYAKADSRYMTSDDFTVAMETVTAWAWGPLSFLTFLAFLRHHPTRYVLQLLVSLGQLYGDVLYFATEARAGWSHSDPRPLYFWGYFVGLNGLWVLVPGALLADACRHLADAQRALDRPRHKAH
- the LOC132321935 gene encoding LOW QUALITY PROTEIN: transcription factor E3-like (The sequence of the model RefSeq protein was modified relative to this genomic sequence to represent the inferred CDS: inserted 2 bases in 1 codon; deleted 2 bases in 2 codons; substituted 1 base at 1 genomic stop codon), yielding MSRGAAEGAPAPPGPPPAPPPGRPTVYVLLEGPSAPDTLRLLSLSSVLPESGIVADIEWEPSGGGTPGDTPSDPPRGDPPGDPPGTPADAPGTFYCLKSQPLPDRYLXPPQQPPAPRPPTAPPPAAPPSSRVLLRQQLMRAQAQEQEQRERRGPPGPPPGXPGPSPAIAVGAPPPRAPPHVPPEVLKVQTHLENPTRYHLRAAQRQQVRQYLTSALGRGPPSPPGPPPAPPHPPQPLALLHIGPGSEKEIDDVIDEIISLESSYDELLSFGPAEGGLQLPNTLPAPGPLLEVFSPPQGGSSSCPAELPRVKAELSETEAKALLKERQKKDNHNLIERRRRFNINDRIKELGTLIPKSNDPEMRWNKGTILKASVDYIRKLQKETQRSRELELHQQRLEQANRSLQLRVQELELQAQLHGLPLSPPAAPAAEGGCEEAPGGPPFPPGGPPTPQCLLDLALAEDLPPGLGLPLGLGGPEGSLDDILMDDSGGLSPLGPPGALLASPGPSRASSPRSSLSMEDDP